The genomic interval GAATTTCTTTTCCAACATGTTGAATTTCGAATTTActttttttgaaattaaattttaagtattttttaattttggattttcaaATCCATATAACAAAtagtaattttagaaattttgaaagGTGATAAGGTGCAGGTTCAAACTGGTATGATACATGAAAAAATTGTCTTACCTTAATCATGCTATGTTAAATGATATTTGTTGTATCTATTAAAACTATGTTGACCAAGTCTAATGGATATTCGATCAATCAtcttgatatatatatatatatatataacaaatttaaatgataataataataaaattatttttaaattaaaaaatgtttgaataataatattaacttaaCAAAatctatataataattttaaattttaagaaaaagtattttataattaaaatttaatttcgaaaaaattattaaaccgaaactcatttaaaaaaaacaattactatattaaataaattatatactattttactgattacaaaaatattaatatttatttttttattattaataaataaattttaaattgttatctaattaaatattaaaattaaaaataatataaaattaaaattatttattaataatgaaaactaattttaatataaatacattttttattttatatttactttagtcattataatacttaattacttttatatttaaaataattttttaaataatttttttcttatttaaacaGAAATTAGTAATTAGGCTCCCATAGCCTTGGGACTTAACCTGAAATAGCCTtagttaattattattgttatactttgatatcattaattttatatgtgtactttattattttaaaatgaattaatgAAAACCAAGTGGGCACAAGAGAGTAGGAAATGGCATGGATGGTCAAGAGAGTCTCCATGATGAACATGAATGAAGACAAGCTCTGCAGACGCCACGTTGTTGGACACGTGTAAGATTATGCTTGTGATAGATATGGAGGTAGGAGACGGTTTGAAACATGTCAGCACCGAGTAAAATCACAGGCTACGTGTCACACTTCCATGCCTCTTTTCTCTCCACGTGTCGCTCTCCCCCCTTATCGTTTTGCGCTTCAAAACCATATATATATCATCACGCAGTGATTGTCCATTCATCACCAGCTTCCACAAGAAGTTCTTTCAAACTCAAGTTACAACCAGGTTTAAAACTCCAAACAACATCGTGCAATCAACCCATAAGATCGATGGCTTCGGGACAGGAATTCAAGGGAGACAGAGCGGAGGCAGCAGCCAAACTCGCTGCCAAAGACATCGGCGACATCAACAGACAAAACGAGCGAGACGAGAACTTCGACTTGCACTCCGAGACCAACTTTAGGCAAGCACGAGCCGAAGCAGCCGCGAAGCTCGCCGCAAAGGATTTGGAGGATGTTAACAGAATGAGGGACCACACCCACTCTACCACCACATTCAAAGAGCAACGCTACGACGAGAATAGACCCGGTGTGATAGGGTCGATGTTCAGAGCCGCTAAGGAAGCCGTGGTTGGGAAGCCTCATACAGTTGAGGCCTCGCTAAGTGGTAATGATTCCAACAGAGAGAGGGTAACGAAGGAGCAAGGTAATGATTCCAACAGAGAGAGGGTAACGAAGGAGCAAGGTGGGTCGAAGATGGGGGAATATGCAGATTATTCGACTCAGAAGGCGAAGGAAAGGAAGGATGAAAGGATGCAGAAGGCTGGGGAGTACACGGACTTTGCGAGCCAGAAAGCAAAAGAAAGCAAGGACTATGCGGAGAGGATAAAGGAGGCTAAAGATGCTACATTGCAGAAAGCtgcagagtacaaggattataCTGCTGAGAAGGCAAAGGAAGAGAAGGACAGTGCAACTGGGAAGCTTGGGGAGCTGAAGGACTCTGCTGCTGATGCTGCTAAAAGAGCTATGGGCTTCTTCACGGGCACGAGAGACGAAACAAAGGTTAACATCAACTTCCAATACTTGTTCTATGTATTTGTTGACTATTTATTTATTGCTGCTTCCTTGAAAAGGTGAGTGGAACGGCGGAGGATAATAAGCGGAGAATTGAAGAGGTGAGGGTGCAGGATAAGGACTATGGAACGGGGCACGGAGGAGAGAAGTTGGTGATAAAAATGGAAGAGTCGCGCCCGGGAGCGGTGGCGGATGCGATGAAAGCGGCGGAGAGGGCCTTAGGCGGCGTGATGGAGGAAGAAGGGACCCTTCGTGTGGAGCGTCATAGAGAGAAGATGTGAACGTGTGTGATGGatcaagtataataataatagcgtgttttgttttgtttttgtataataaataaataaatatattttatgttgtTCGGGTGTTTCAATAATTACTCTTCTACACTTCTGTATAGAATATACACTCTTTGGTACGTAAATTCTTATAAATAAGAGGCACAGAAACTTCTCTTAAACTAAGAGAGCCCCATATAGATACTGAAATATGCTTATAAGATAACTAACAGTTAAGAAACATAGTTTAACATGGAAGATATAGGCACagaaatttttatatatgtGAAGCACTCATTCTACTCCCATGCTTTCGCAAACCAGATCAAATCACATacttcttctcattcttcagTAATATTATTTATCAGTTGCCTTAATTAACCAATGATAAATTACTTCAAGTAGAAGTTCAATATATAGATCTATCTTGTAAGTATAccagataaaatatatttttctggTAAATTCCAGTTCAGATAATAGGAAATCACGTTCCAAAGTTGTAAAAAGGATTTAATTAATGATAATGTCAATGGAACTTTATATCTTAGGCTTGTAAGAAGTGAAGCTCAGCTCTATCAACATCAAATGATGTTATTAACTGTGGTGTTAACTTCTGTGCTAAAATATTAGTAAGGATTCTTTTAGTTTTCAAtaaagatataattattttgtaCTAAGTGTAATAAATTAATGAATCACAGTCAATATTTTAAGACTAAACATATATCTTCTTTTATAAGAATATGACCAATAAACACCATAGTCAACTAAGTTAAACATTAAAGATTAAACACGATTTTAAATAGAGAATAGTTGATAAAACATCGTTAAATATTATTGCTTATGGAATAAAAACAGAGAATAGTTGATAAAACATCGTTAAATATTATTGCTTAtggaataaaaacataatttatattaataaaattattttaatatgaaaattttatatgtttaaaggaatatagattttaaaattttatataagatAAACCTTTATCATGTATGTAATCCACGTCCTTTCATGTAGAATagaaaattttgatattatacagaaaattttaataattatatactattATTCAAGTTGGAACAAACAAAACTTTGATATTATATGTACGGGGTATTAATAGGAATGGTTAATTGTTGGAATATCATGctatataaatatgaaaaaaaatcaattaaaaatattattataatccatgcataataattagtaatacaaaagttaatttaatatttgaacttattattatttaatttaattgatttagATTGTGTTAAATTGAATCAggttaatattcataatatctaAATCGAAAAACATCTCTGTAAATTagaattttaaacttattttaattaagtTAATCAAGGTTTTTTTAAGGTAGAAGTCATTTTTGATTATCTTATTTCTAATCAccaataatatgtataaatcaAGTTTTTTAACTCATCAAAATGATACATGAAAATCATGTGCTTCTGCACAGCATTAGTTATGAAGCTAAACCTTTTAGAacaatatcattaaaaaaatattaattgaagGACCTATATTCAACATATACAGTATTTCTACaattaataacaatttataattaataaacataaaaacatttaaaaataatttatatttatgttatttaaatcttatatattattttttttacctttaattaatatataaattgtattttaattagtattcaccacatatttcatttttctttataatttttttatattatttataattaaatatgattatataatatttattattataatttatgacatatatttatatataactcattatttacataattttttaatttaaatatatttttttcttaatttttattttaaaattataatttatacattattttttattaaacttaataataaatttattcatttattttttattattacatatATTATCATCCATCCATAagtaacttaatttttttatttttatatttttaaactatttagttactatttcttttataaaatatttaaacaattttatttaatttttactattacttattttaatatatttttaagaaacaaaaaataccaacattataatttattataatttttttattcaaattttattataaaaatatatttagaaaatattataatttatacttcacaattcaaatttactataaaaataaaaacaaaataatgttaataaaatattttatttcattgatatttcttcataaatttgtatatatttaatttttaaattttcttctattttaattttataaatattttaatttattaaaaatgattGTAAATGTTATACTTGATTCttaaaatgagaagaaaaaaagtacAAGAACGCAGTGCACTCACTGCACTTTGTTTGCTCTATGCACAATAGcagagaaggaaaaaaaattaaaaagttatagGTATAATTTTGTAATTGCACATGAAgttaggggtgcaggaagacaAATGTAATGGTGCTGGAAGAAACACTAAATACTAAAATACAGGTTCTTATGGACTAGACTATTTACTTTGGGCCAATATACTTCACATTGGGCCCAGCAGTTCATTTATATGGTTTTATACTCGGGGTATAGAGAGAATCAGGAAGAATTAGGTATTAGGGTTTACACTGAGCGGCCACACCTCAAGCAGCAGCCATGGTGCTCAAGTGCGTTttcattcttctttttcttccatcAACTTCTTTTCTAGGATTTCATAGCAATTACTTTCTTCTAACAGTCCTGTGTTCTGATGCATGCACTTATCTGTATTCTAAAATCGTTGTTTGTTCCAGTTAAtctcgttttttttttcttaatttttttgtgAACTCGGtttacttctcattttgtttccgtggtttgtaatttgtttttaatttctgtcttttaaattagtattaCTGTGTGGTTGTTGAGCATACTGTGGAACAATTTGCGATGTGCCGAAAATTAAATCCACAAGACGTACATCATTATGCTTTGCTGCTTAATGACTTGATTTCAATTCCTCAACGCAGTCTCTGAAATATTTTTTGCATCTGCTTCTTTAATCTTAAATGTTGGAGAATGTGTTCTTTCATAGAAGCAGCTTTTGAAATATGTCAGACGCATAACTGTTGTAGATTGTTGAAAATAGTTTAAGCTAAACTATTCAGTGTCTTAGCGTTTTGTTTGATCCATGGATAATCATTTTTCTTTGGGTAccttttgttaatattttatattattttttcagaACTGAACTATGCAGATTCAGTGGTGCCAAGATTTACCCAGGAAAAGGCATCAGATTTGTTCGTGGTGATTCTCAGGTGACTTAAAATGTCTCATTTAATTTGGATCGTTGTATCACATTATTTGAGTCTGGTTCTGTTTGCTATGATTAAATGGCAAAAAGTTGTGACGGTTTTTGGTTGTTGAATCTACAGGTTTTCCTATTTGCCAATTCCAAATGCAAGAGGTATTTCCACAACCGTTTGAAGCCATCAAAGCTTACCTGGACTGCAATGTACAGGAAGCAACACAAGAAggtatttattaaatttaaatgtcTGAAAGATGTTACATTTAATCAATATCGACGACCTGACCTTGTTAAATTAGAATTTCTATTGGCATTGATGAACCCGTTTAGGAAATGAAAATGTTGCTTTCATACTTGAGTTGAATTTGATAATCTGATTTTGCTTTGTCCATAGATGTTATAATTTCACATAGAAACATGTTGTTGTGCTAAGCATTCCTGCATTTATTCATTTACTTGTGTGAATGGGATGTGTAGGACATTGCACAAGAAGCTGTGAAGAAGAGAAGACGCGCTGCCAAGAAGCCTTACTCTAGGTCCATTGTCGGTGCCACTCTGGAAGTTATCCAGAAGAAGAGGACTGAGAAGCCAGAAGTTAGAGACGCAGCCAGGGAAGCTGCCCTTCGGTGTGTATTTTGTTAATTCCTGTCTAACATTGGATTTGCGCTCTTATTTATTGTAGATGTGTGCATATTCAGTCACATTCTCAGTTATTTATTTTCTGATCAATTACTATAATTACTCTTTACTCAATGTCTCACTTTAGAGGAGctaaaatctttttattttaatcaattgaAACCGTAAATTTTCAGAGACTAACTTTCAACATCTCTTTTGCTTTCCAATATGAATTACACATTTATCTGAATCTTGGATGTTGTGGTACAGTGAAATTAAGGAGAGAATCAAGAAAACAAAGGATGAGAAGAAGGCTAAGAAAGCCGAAGTTGCAGCTAAGTCACAAAAAGGAGGGAAAGGCAATGTTTCCAAGGGTGCTATGCCTAAAGGTCCTAAACTCGGCGGTGGAGGCGGGAAACGCTGAGCTTAAGTTTTGTTCCTATTTTTGCTACAATTTAAGTAGTGTTGTTTTGAAACTTATGTACTGATATTTTATTTGCATgattaatcttttattttacTGTTTAATTAAACTTGTGTTTGATACTTCAGAAAGTACCTATTTTTGCCTTCCGCCTTAGTCACGTTAGTCGTTCTTTTATAAACTGTTTTTATTGGTTCGTGTTTGGATTTTGAACTTGACTGACCCTAGAGAGATGGGAACGATCAATGCTCTTGCTACTCATGTTTTGTATTTGTGTTCTTTATTTGAAACTTTCAATTGATTTTGTTACCAAGCCCCGTATTGATCTTAAGCatctatttaatttatttaaccaGCCACAGTCCTAGATATCTTTGTTCTTCAACGGTGACCCCGTATTGACCTTTTGTATTCTCCCACTCATGATTATTTCTCCGACGATGAACAATTCCTCTGCTACGGCTGATGGCTTAGCTTGGCCAAATGAAACTCCTATTCACATTATCTCGTTTTGGTGAAGATAATGTAGAATGTGGTTAAAAGGTTGTTGAAAACACCTAATATTATACATCAGTATCCAATTCTGTTATGGTCACTGAAAATTCTTGTTTCAACATTAGTTCGTATAATGTcgtttacttttattttattttgtaatactctatttcaatttcaaactcttttgtttataattaatgtatttaaaacTTTTCAATCAACGTATTGACTTAGAAGTTGAATAGAATTCTACGTAATGTGACGGACTATAAATTTTCAGATTGTCTTTTTATTATGCATTCGATATAGATAGAAAGAGTTCGTCTCTTTGATTGGTGTTATCCGGAGTGTTTAACCATGACAACATGGATTTGACGGGTTTGTCTCTGCATTATCTTTCTCACAATAGTAATGAAGTGTTCGTGGTTGAATTTCTGAGAGGCGAagataaaaaaatgattaaactTAATTACTTTGTCTTCAGGTTTTGTAAGGTTTGAAAAACCCTAGAGTCCGATATAGATGTTGCACACATTTAATTTCCTAATGtcattttagataaaaatatatattaaatacttttaaataagttatgtatcaagtttcaattcaaaattataaaagaatattaaagatcataaaataCTGAATCAAGAATTTAATGTttacaattaaatatataattaaaaaattatataattattattacagtttaaattatttaactattaaattaaattttatatttgcaataattataaatgaaagtataaaaaataaactcaaaattttaacaataataacaaaCACGAAAACAAAATAGTATTTTCAACAAGTAGATCAATATAATAAAGATTAAActgtaattaaattaaaatatgaatatttgaAACTATTAcgacattttttaatattatcaccataattttattttctttattattatttttattaatatttttgtcaCTGCTGCAAGTAACAACAATAACAATATAATAACaacgaaaataaataaaaaaacataatgaaaataattgaCATTACAAATCATGATAACAGTGATGTAAAAAATCGAGTGTTAAAtagagtttttattttattttatttgaaaaccaGAAAATTTGTAAACCAAAGCTTCAATGTATAATTTCATGCCAACAAAACTTACCTCCCTTGTTGCCTATTTTAAATATACATTCagatttattgtatataaaccTCTCAATGTGGAAATTCACACGGATACAACACGGACACAAACACGGATACAACACGAACACACACACGgagatatgtataatttttaaaaggagatatgtataatttttaaaatataggatatgaagatacaaatttatatagtatataattatgaattatataaattgataataaagatttatatgtattaagtatgtttcaatttttttttgaagcacaaacatgttttttattgcttgttcaaaatgatttgtttcttatttttataatcataataaaaatttatataataagtttgagtttttagaaaattaatgtattttttatttttaaaattgtattagacccgtgttagaattgtcagaaattcaacaaatattttttgaattggacacttcatcGATACGTGTCctacgagtgtcggtgtccaATACGCGTGTCCTACACggacacgccatttaagaggagtgtccgaGTTAGATATGTGGAAACTAAACAACATGGACTATATGCCTTAATATTTATAGTACAACAATCCTTAGATATTGtaaaaggtaaaaaaataaaaaagaatcatGGATCACATGCATCCAAACTAGTATAATAAGATATATGAATCATTCCTAGATTGTGAAATTTAACACTCAATGTAGTTTATGTAACAAGTTATATGAGCCCAAACACTTTTACTGGCGGTTAATCAATCACATTACACCTCATAATTCTTGTTATCATTGTGTTGACTAACTAGACCATACACATGTATGATTTTCATGAGTGCTCAAGAGATTCTTCCAATACCTCATACAAGTGATTTCACTTGACATTTACATAGGTGATTTCATTAAGTGTATATGCTGCAAATTATGCATCACTAGTGTGGAatatgaaaatcatttaaaacttTGTTCAAAGTTAAAATTCCTATACCACAtgaattttaactaaaaattgTATTATCTCATTAAGTCCATTCCTTGATGTTTATAAAatggcaatttcttcctgcacccctacgtttttcttcctgcagcccacaatttaaaaaatccaaaactagccttaaccttttatttgaaaaagggcaCCTTGGTGGAGTTGGTTTGAcattgttcttcttcttcttcattcatCTCAGGCTCTGACGAGGGTCATTTTAGTTGTGCGACGCAAGGTGGAGGAGTGAGTTGCTTTGCCGAAATGTTGTTTGATTTTTAGAGATaagaattaatattttttaagagcATTGGTGGTTATGTAGTTTTTGTGGTTACCAAAAATTGGGATCCgagagtgtgctacggattgaTCAATCTGGAAGAGAAAATGTGATTTTCGAATGCGCCAGACCGTAAgtaaatcattttgttttccGGATGAGAAGGTGTTCCAGGagcaaattttttatatattgtgaTTTTCGGATTGCTGAATCCAGAAGCCTAATTTGGGTTACGGATTGATGGATCCGAAATTTATTTTGagttatggatttctgaattcGGAgtacatattttgaattatggattggtggattcagaatatttgtttgaattatggattgttgGATCTGGAAGATGTACTAATTCCCTAATCCAGAATTTTTATGGATTCAATAATTCGGAATGTGGAAAAAAAATGTGGATTCTCTATTCCATAAAACTATCGGATTGCATTGTCTGGAATGCTACATACGAatcttggaaaaaaaaaaaacgaagcTATAAATTTGAACCAAAAAAATTACTTACCTTTTTTTCTGAACAGGGAACCATCAAGAGAAACCACCCAACTACCACCAAGTTCCCGTGACACCACCGACCACCACCAACAAAAAGTCTTCTTGTGCCAAGAGATGGAGCATCGTCGTTGTTGTTCATAAATGGAGTCCATGGAGTCTGTCTGTGCAATCTGTGGGCAAAGGAAGAAGTAAGAATAGTGTGGTCTTATGTgcattttaggatttttaaaaaataatagggatAGTTTTGTCTTTGCATAATATTATAGGGGtgcataaagaaaaatataggggtgtaggaagaaactgccttatAAAATTGTGTTTCTTGATAACGGGTGACTTGATAAGCGCAACAAACTCTCGCTATAATAAATTCTAAATGAAattgatatcatcttaaaaaggggactttaagcctaactcaaccttataagaTTGACTCATAAGGTGAggttgcactcacttatatactatgagtTGTCCTTATCAGGTCACCCGTTATCAAGCTGCTATTGGATTACCCATAAATATGTAGTTCCATACACGAGTTGACAGGTCTCGACGTGAGAAGGGTGTAATGGAGATCTCACATTGATTAGAGATAAAGTCATTCCGTACTATATAAGTGATTGAAAATCTCACTTTTGTTAGTCTTTGGTTGGTTGTTCTGTGTGAATTGAGTGTTGGTTGTTTGTGAATTTGGATTGGGTGTTTTTTTCAGACGGTTTCTAGTTTGTTTGTCTAGTGTgttgttttgttatatttttttgagGCTGTGTTTTGGTTTTTTGTTAGGTGGTGACTTATTTTCCTCTATTTTGGGTGGTGTTTTCGAGATGTGTGCTATAGTTTTATGAGATGTATAAGAGTTTGATTACATCTGAAgtgattctatttttttttttgataaaaaaataatataaaattatctcCTTTTCTACTTggtaataaaaatgaaaaagaagaccTTACTGATAAATAAATAGAGATTTAGAAGCTTGGGTTGACTTGAATGAATTTAAGAGTCATGATAGGATTGGCGTAGAGCTTTCTGTCTGTTAAAAGtgtgaaaagaaaaatacagtTTGGTTGAAACTTctcaaatttagaaataaaactaATAAGTATCTGTGTTGCTCCTGAACATTATTTTAACCTATAACCTTGAAGCCCCAAGACTTGCAGTCATTGTTAGTCAATCAATTATTGGGGGAATCAGAATTTGCCGCACAACTTAACCAATTTATCTTTCTTAAACTAACCCAAAATCAAACCCAACATTTACGTGCTATCCCAATAAAACTAACTCaacccattttttttaaaaaaaattgtcttcCGTCTCGATTTCTGAAGGATATACTGAGTGTATTGGGGGTCAGTGTTTCGGctttatccttaaaaaaaacattttggtggattgaaaaatgaagaaatatataaattattattgtcTTTAACTCTTAAATGATTATTAgacatattaaaataataatgaagtAAAAACTCACTTTTATTTTGGTTGATTTTGTAAGAATAATTATAAGTTTATAAGATATATACTATTTAAGTTTTGTTATCATATACATGCTATTTGACTATTCTTGATCACCTACAATttcctaatttttattttttttaataatttattctaaagaaaaaatattaggtGAGTACGTAAACTTtcatgaaaataaaaagaaaaatattttttatacattaaaattaatttacgaatgagttaaaaaatttattctaaaaacgtttctattaattaatttatgtataaaataatgttagataacaaaaatgttttattttctctttcaaacactattaaaaatatccttaatatttatcatttatgATTGAAGTAAAATGTTAATCACAAGTATACTAAAAACAAATATCAGTTTATAAATGTGTGAcacaatacaattttaaaattgtatataatcTAATGTAAAATTTTCAAGATATCACTCATAATATGTTTACGCCATTAAATACATTACATTAATATTTATGATTAAACAACAGTTAATCACTTATATTCAAAGCAATGCTATCTATTTGAAGTTACATGATGATAAAGTGGTAGCCATAGAAGTAAGTAGGTATAGTAGGTGATAATAAGACTTTATGCAAgtgaattaattaattgaaactaGGAGTTATATTAAATTAGGCTTGCCCTGATTAGCTGTTTCAGAGTCATAAAACATGTCTGCACAGATCCTAATGTCATTAAGAAAAGGTTATCATCTTCTAGCTAACAAACTGGTATTAATTAATTAAGCTCAGTGATATAGTTCAAACTTGTGGAAGATAAATTAGGTATAATAGCTAATAAGGCACAATAGGCCAGTGGCAGAGAGGCAGTGAAACAGTGTTATAATCCTCCACACTCAAAGAACAAAGGCCCTCATCTGCAACCTGCTCAATGTTACTCTTTCCCCATGCCTTGTTATTAGAACCCCTTAGACCCTCTGACGTGCTTTCTACCGTTTCTTCTCCAGTTATTTCTGGATAACCGCCCAATCTTTGCGTCCCAAAACCTTGCTCTTTGCTTAGCATTGCCTTCAACTTCATAACCTGCTCACAACACAtataaacacacacacacaacaaaaTAAACAAGACACACTTCTTTTGCCTAAACAACATTGCATAACTTCAAATACTGATGCAATCGATATATAACTAGTTTTGATATGAAAAACTATATACAGTTTCATATTTCTTTCACCCTGGTGTCTTTCATGACCCAACCCTAATCTTAGAGATGAAAATCGTATCATTATATTTTTGGCAGGACAAAGACAGGAGATAGATGACCACTATACTTAACCTTGAAAAGAAAAGATGTTTGAATGTATAATATATGGTTTAGAGGTAGATGGAGAGAGACAAGGATATGTGTGAAAACAAGCAACTAAACATTTGGCATGCATGTGTGAAATGAAGTGCGAAGGTACCTCTTCTTGAAGCTGCTGCTTTTCGTTGGAGATGAGATCATATTGGTGTTTGAGAACATCGTACAAGTGCTCAAGCTGCTTGGTTTTCCACCTTGTACGTCTATTTTGGAACCAAACAGCGATTTGACGAGGCTGGAGGCATAGTTCCCTCGAAAGCTTCATCTTCCTTTCAGGGTCTAACTTTATTTCC from Phaseolus vulgaris cultivar G19833 chromosome 1, P. vulgaris v2.0, whole genome shotgun sequence carries:
- the LOC137814517 gene encoding late embryogenesis abundant protein ECP63-like isoform X2 gives rise to the protein MASGQEFKGDRAEAAAKLAAKDIGDINRQNERDENFDLHSETNFRQARAEAAAKLAAKDLEDVNRMRDHTHSTTTFKEQRYDENRPGVIGSMFRAAKEAVVGKPHTVEASLSGNDSNRERVTKEQGGSKMGEYADYSTQKAKERKDERMQKAGEYTDFASQKAKESKDYAERIKEAKDATLQKAAEYKDYTAEKAKEEKDSATGKLGELKDSAADAAKRAMGFFTGTRDETKVSGTAEDNKRRIEEVRVQDKDYGTGHGGEKLVIKMEESRPGAVADAMKAAERALGGVMEEEGTLRVERHREKM
- the LOC137814517 gene encoding late embryogenesis abundant protein ECP63-like isoform X1 codes for the protein MASGQEFKGDRAEAAAKLAAKDIGDINRQNERDENFDLHSETNFRQARAEAAAKLAAKDLEDVNRMRDHTHSTTTFKEQRYDENRPGVIGSMFRAAKEAVVGKPHTVEASLSGNDSNRERVTKEQGNDSNRERVTKEQGGSKMGEYADYSTQKAKERKDERMQKAGEYTDFASQKAKESKDYAERIKEAKDATLQKAAEYKDYTAEKAKEEKDSATGKLGELKDSAADAAKRAMGFFTGTRDETKVSGTAEDNKRRIEEVRVQDKDYGTGHGGEKLVIKMEESRPGAVADAMKAAERALGGVMEEEGTLRVERHREKM
- the LOC137814519 gene encoding large ribosomal subunit protein eL24-like; this encodes MVLKTELCRFSGAKIYPGKGIRFVRGDSQVFLFANSKCKRYFHNRLKPSKLTWTAMYRKQHKKDIAQEAVKKRRRAAKKPYSRSIVGATLEVIQKKRTEKPEVRDAAREAALREIKERIKKTKDEKKAKKAEVAAKSQKGGKGNVSKGAMPKGPKLGGGGGKR
- the LOC137816209 gene encoding homeobox-leucine zipper protein ATHB-22-like encodes the protein MDWHCTTKPFVPQPETLSFFYNNNNHPYPGVEVKQATMLETGERSNPARDNGSKEKKKRLISKQIELLERSFQEEIKLDPERKMKLSRELCLQPRQIAVWFQNRRTRWKTKQLEHLYDVLKHQYDLISNEKQQLQEEVMKLKAMLSKEQGFGTQRLGGYPEITGEETVESTSEGLRGSNNKAWGKSNIEQVADEGLCSLSVEDYNTVSLPLCHWPIVPY